Within the Arthrobacter sp. V1I7 genome, the region AGGCCCTCTGGCCGACCCTCACCTCGCCGTTGCCGACCCGGTCCGAGGCCCGTGCGCTGGCCGTCCAGGCCGGTGCGGGGGAGTCCTGGGACGCCATGGTTGAACGGCCCATCGGGGAGGTGATCGCCGAAAAACTCCAGCACGACCTGGTCCGCGGGGTCGTCCTGACCGACGCCCTGATCGGCACGTTCGCCCGGGCCGGCGATGAGGACCTGCAGCAGAACATCTGCTTCCTCTACCACCTGATCGGCGGAGGCACGGGCGACTGGGACGTGCCCGTCGGCGGCATGGGCGCGGTCTCCGGTGAGCTGGAACGCGCTGCCCGGGACGCCGGCGCCACGATCCTGACCTCGGCCGAAGTCACCGCCGTCCGTCCCGGCGGGATGGTCAGCTACCTCCACGACGGCGTCGAGCACCTGGCCACGGCACAGTGGATCCTGGCAAACGTGGCCCCGGTGGTCCTCGACCGGCTCCGGGCTTCCGGCACCTACCCGGCCGCCCCCGCGCCGCTAACGACGCGAAACCCCAACCACCTGCGCGAGGGCGCCCAGGTCAAGGTCAACCTGCTGCTCAAGAGACTCCCCCGGCTGCTGGATGGAAGCGTCAGCCCGGAAGCGGCCTTCGGCGGTACGTTCCACATCAATGAGACCTGGCCGCAGCTCGACGCCGCGTACCTCACCGCGGCCTCCGGGGCCGTCCCGGACCCGCTGCCCTGCGAGATCTACTGCCATTCCCTCACCGACCCGAGCATCCTGTCCCCCGAGCTCCAGGCGGCCGGCGCACAGACCCTCACGGTGTTCGGCCTGCACGTCCCGGACCGGCTGATCACCGGGGAGAACAACGAGGAGCAGCGTGCCGAACTGCAGGCCGCCGTGTTGAAGTCGCTGAACTCGGTGCTGGCCGAACCGGTCGAGGAGCTGCTGTTGGCCGGCCCCGACGGACAGCCCTGCATCGAAACGAAGACCACCCTGGACATCGAACGCGCCGTCGGGATGCCGCGGGGGAATATCTTCCACGGCGGCCTCGACTGGCCCTTCGTGGAG harbors:
- a CDS encoding NAD(P)/FAD-dependent oxidoreductase, producing MSSSNAIDAIIVGGGHNGLAAAAYLSKAGRRVLLLEKLGHSGGAAVSAQAFDGVGARLSRYSYLVSLLPQQVIDELGLRIQLARRRYSSYTPEPHSSGRGLLIDNEDAAATAASFAAVGAPAGEFEAFNDFYARCRGLTEALWPTLTSPLPTRSEARALAVQAGAGESWDAMVERPIGEVIAEKLQHDLVRGVVLTDALIGTFARAGDEDLQQNICFLYHLIGGGTGDWDVPVGGMGAVSGELERAARDAGATILTSAEVTAVRPGGMVSYLHDGVEHLATAQWILANVAPVVLDRLRASGTYPAAPAPLTTRNPNHLREGAQVKVNLLLKRLPRLLDGSVSPEAAFGGTFHINETWPQLDAAYLTAASGAVPDPLPCEIYCHSLTDPSILSPELQAAGAQTLTVFGLHVPDRLITGENNEEQRAELQAAVLKSLNSVLAEPVEELLLAGPDGQPCIETKTTLDIERAVGMPRGNIFHGGLDWPFVEDGEPLDTPARRWGVATDDPQILLCGSGARRGGAVSAIGGHNAAMAVLESGPAGADLSRPGQAPAAVPPRRRRA